One window of Halichondria panicea chromosome 7, odHalPani1.1, whole genome shotgun sequence genomic DNA carries:
- the LOC135338782 gene encoding protein EFR3 homolog B-like has protein sequence MATCFCCPKPRYKRLVDGLFPEDPQTPTPVSANMDKLLFFAQTSPDHLDNIGEYPALRLRRSLQREKNGHVALQVTEKLLSACDSQKLQLIVDSYLDILHNMLETSNTERPPIRL, from the exons ATGGCGACGTGCTTCTGCTGCCCCAAACCTCGCTACAAACGGCTGGTTGATGGGCTCTTCCCAGAGGACCCTCAAACACCCACACCTGTGTCTGCTAATATGGACAAGCTGCTCTTCTTTGCTCAAACCTCCCCTGACCATCTGGACAATATTGGAGAGTACCCCGCTCTGAGACTGCGTCGGAGCCTGCAAAGAGAGAAAAACGG gCATGTGGCTCTGCAAGTGACGGAGAAGCTGCTGTCCGCCTGTGACTCACAAAAGCTCCAGTTGATTGTGGATAGCTACCTGGATATACTGCATAATATGCTGGAAACTAGCAACACAGAACGGCCACCAATTCG tttgtga
- the LOC135338781 gene encoding uncharacterized protein LOC135338781: MLPQNLFLQMDNTARENKNKYVLAFCSMLVELNIFKKVQINFLPVGHTHEDVDQLFSRIGDKIRRGGCESIPGLLAAISASYTPNPTSEMIDGVWDFKAYLEPYLNGVEGHSKYGVFRFTKDSLGHAEMHYKKWSTDPWEPNKEVENQVLIEPGLKIIKEISDCLEKPTLMTPELGKLDLPRFVGDLKKY, translated from the exons ATGTTGCCTCAGAACCTATTTCTCCAAATGGACAACACAGCCCGAGAAAACAAGAATAAGTATGTTCTTGCCTTCTGCTCTATGCTTGTGGAGCTCAACATCTTCAAAAAG GTTCAGATAAATTTCTTACCCGTCGGGCACACGCACGAGGACGTGGACCAACTATTTTCAAGAATAGGTGACAAGATACGGAGGGGAGGTTGTGAGTCAATCCCAG GGCTTCTGGCAGCCATCAGTGCAAGTTACACACCTAATCCAACATCAGAAATGATTGATGGAGTTTGGGATTTCAAGGCGTATTTAGAGCCATATCTAAATGGGGTTGAAGGGCACTCAAAGTATGGAGTTTTTAGGTTCACGAAAGACAGTCTTGGACATGCAGAGATGCATTACAAGAAATGGTCAACTGATCCATGGGAACCCAACAAAGAGGTGGAAAATCAGGTCCTGATTGAACCGGGCTTGAAAATTATCAAG GAAATATCTGATTGTTTGGAGAAGCCTACTTTAATGACACCCGAATTAGGGAAACTCGACCTTCCTCGATTTGTTGGTGATCTGAAGAAGTATTGA
- the LOC135338966 gene encoding protein EFR3 homolog B-like, with protein MAGLQGLRGVIKKIGRQDNLQMNIWDLDHMNKIVPPFLFNMHSHSVAQSRESGEIQPLVEEGDSLGGYSQDSLTELITFAGLSHIDSVLKPILHIYHVPPTASQGNIIHLHVPPQRQDRYKAVQLLVDHLDAKVKESWETKQGILGTLSKCVAVAADSSLGPSVLDIFRTLVRHLRISIETVSEGPSDLTSSLTFQQSITITVEEFAGVLPDYHKPDILGLISSYVPVASGGLDSGATTGLSVHPLAAQDTQNSPMLTTSLVKFWRAVADTCHASVLETAFPGQLFASLIQLLLIREPSTQLDVALLWHRLVDHHAKKDKIPLNTSI; from the exons ATGGCTGGGTTGCAAGGGCTGAGGGGAGTGATAAAGAAGATTGGTCGGCAAGACAACCTCCAGATGAACATTTGGGACCTAGATCACATGAACAAGATAGTGCCACCCTTCCTCTTCAATATGCACAGTCACAGTGTCGCCCAGTCaag AGAGTCTGGTGAGATCCAGCCTcttgtggaggagggggacagTCTGGGAGGGTACTCTCAGGATAGTCTCACTGAGCTCATCACTTTTGCCGGACTCTCTCACATCGACAGTGTCCTCAAGCCAATACTGCA tatctatcatgtaccccccacagcctcccagggtaacattatccacttacatgtacccccacagagaCAGGATCGGTACAAGGCCGTCCAATTGCTGGTGGACCACCTGGATGCCAAGGTGAAGGAGTCCTGGGAGACCAAACAAGGGATCCTCGGCACACTCTCTAAGTGTGTTGCCGTGGCAGCAGACAGCTCTCTAG GTCCGTCTGTACTGGATATATTCCGTACACTGGTCCGCCACCTCCGTATCTCCATAGAAACCGTTTCAGAAGGCCCCTCCGACCTCACCTCCTCTCTGACCTTTCAGCAATCCATCACTATCACTGTGGAGGAGTTTGCAGGAGTCCTTCCCGACTATCACAAGCCAGATATACTGGGGCTCATCAGCTCTTATGTACCCGTGGCCTCAGGGGGTCTTGATAGCGGAGCCACCACTGGACTATCTGTACATCCTCTGGCAGCTCAGGACACTCAAAACAG CCCCATGTTGACTACCTCCCTGGTCAAGTTTTGGAGGGCGGTGGCTGACACCTGTCACGCATCAGTGCTGGAGACTGCGTTCCCAGGGCAACTGTTTGCCTCCCTCATCCAATTGCTCCTCATTCGAGAGCCCAGCACACAGCTAGATGTGGCCCTACTCTGGCATCGTCTCGTAGATCACCATGCCAAAAAGGACAAGATTCCTCTCAAcac GTCCATATGA
- the LOC135338778 gene encoding NACHT, LRR and PYD domains-containing protein 12-like yields the protein MATKEQNQELTIDDLKTELKLTDEQLNTAIQKPDLPELAACFDNTDDYLEKLELSPGQKTDVSEVKAKTRLNRTQAGMKLALEYWQSKNQLQATFQALLLILLSLLKGDVAVQVCKYLSDKYSTTSCPPSRERVLLNHKLSLYRDYLQSRYRTQVSTSATQWPPIPTNKVFKLAMIQKEEIQRGRIDDEFVRLSITGKIDDILLQKTPVNLTNIFSEIGNRRNFVLIEGAPGSGKSTLALHICQEWAEGKLFQEFNIAILVRLRDPLVREAKKIEDLLPCRKSTHASQIGDEILETDGKGVLWVLDGWDELPSDLHGDSIINKLVEPDFAQESPLHKSAVIVTSRPSSSAKLHPRVSSRVEVLGFTPHELELYFKECLKGDSQAVQTLLERVRENPVVEGSCYLPLNASIVVNCFLSDNHSLPTSNHGIFTSVVQSSLKRYLQDRLGKTTPVGNITSPDSLPSEIRTQTIQMCQLAYHGIEQNKATFTDGDLTALRIPKEISNVGLLQTVPSIISDGHLVYYCFLHLSIQELLAAIHISLMSPKQQISVFQKLFGNPRFSAVFQFYAGITKLRTSRPILSLLPRFLCPVPATVFDLVRKVVKTEKEKKYNTHEPKILLLSLINCLYEAEDSRLCVFVANLLNNNLYLNSTTMNPIDCLSVGYFASVCSNTSNGFILRLHSCSIGDQGCKFLARGLSKCPDSNNDIPTAGIHIAEIIENTSSISKLDLSYNAIGNNGLCTLCEALSTNTSLKSLNLCRCSLTISDDNGAALYKFLNTNNSLEYLDLSRNTVTSCRHIAAGLAVNKTLRILRLVSCELTDQSIEELSTGLINKIKRLEIWRNASITEDGMKTLARHLTTHCSELTRLYVPAHLRFCIETVFRDANKERKRNGLPEIVVKID from the exons atggccactaaagagcaaAATCAAG agctcacaattgatgatctgaagacagaattgaaactgactgatgagcagctcaatacagcaatacagaaaccagatctacccgagttagcagcatgtttcgataACACTGATGACTATCTTGAAAAGCTGGAGCTGTCACCTGGACAGAAAACTGACGTAAGCGAAGTGAAGGCTAAAACACGTCTAAACCGCACTCAAGCCGGAATGAAACTTGCCCTAGAATATTGGCAGAGTAAAAACCAACTACAAGCCACCTtccaagctctgctactcatcTTACTCTCCCTGCTCAAAGGAGACGTTGCTGTTcaagtgtgcaagtacttgtctgacaaat actccaccacctcgtgtcccccctcccgagagagggtcctgctgaaccacaagctgtccttgtacagggactacctacaaagtcgctacagaacacaagtatccacatcagccacacaatggcctcccaTCCCAACAAACAAAGTTTTCAAGctggccatgattcagaaggaggaaatacagagaggaagaatcgacgatgaatttgttagactatcaatcacaggaaaaatcgacgatattttacttcaaaaaactccGGTTAACTTGACTAACATTTTCTCTGAGATTGGAAATAGacgaaactttgtgttgattgaaggagctcccggctctggcaagagcacccttgctctacacatctgtcaggagtgggcagagggaaaactgttccaagagtttaatattgcaatcctcgtgagactgagagatccaCTTGTTAGAGAAGCCAAGAAAATAGAAGACCTTCTCCCTTGTAGGAAATCAACACACGCAAGCCAGATAGGAGATGAAATTTTAGAAACTGATggcaaaggtgtactgtgggtgctggACGGGTGGGACGAGCTTCCTTCTGACCTCCATGGAGACTCGATCATCAACAAACTAGTTGAACCAGACTTTGCACAAGAAAGTCCGCTACATAAATCCGCCGTCATTGTAACATCTCGCCCGTCGTCTTCAGCTAAGCTCCACCCACGTGTATCGTCCAGGgtggaggtgttggggttcactccacatGAACTAGAACTGTATTTCAAGGAGTGTCTGAAaggtgactcacaagctgtgcagactctactggagagagttcgagagaacccagtggtagaaggtagctgctacctccccctcaatgcttccattgtCGTTAATTGCTTCCTTTCTGATAACCACTCACTCCCCACATCCAACCACGGGATATTCACATCAGTTGTCCAGAGCTCTCTCAAAAGATACCTCCAGGATAGGTTGGGGAAAACTACTCCAGTGGGAAACATCACATCCCCAGACTCACTGCCCTCAGAAATCAGAACACAGACCAtacaaatgtgtcaacttgcatatcaTGGGATTGAACAAAACAAAGCAACATTTACTGACGGTGATTTGACCGCTCTTCGCATTCCAAAGGAGATTTCAAACGTTGGATtattacaaactgttcccagtatcattagcgatggtcatctggtttactactgctttctccacttgtctattcaagagctactagcagcaatccacatctctctcatgTCTCCCAAGCAACAAATTTCTGTATTCCAGAAGCTGTTTGGTAATCCTCGATTCAGTGCAGTCTTCCAGTTTTATgctggtatcaccaaactgaGAACTAGTAGACCAATCCTCAGCTTGCTACCTCGATTCTTGTGTCCAGTTCCAGCCACTGTTTTTGATCTGGTCAGAAAGGTTGTCAAAACTGAGAAAGAGAAGAAGTATAATACTCATGAGCCGAAGATCCTTTTGTTGTCCCTCATCAACTGTTTATACGAAGCTGAAGACTcgcgactgtgtgtgtttgtggctaatcTTCTTAATAACAATCTATATCTTAATAGCACTACAATGAATCCTATTGACTGCCTCTCTGTTGGATATTTCGCATCAGTTTGTTCCAACACCAGTAATGGATTCATACTGCGCCTCCACAGTTGCTCTATTGGTGAccaaggctgcaaatttctggcccgaggactctccaagtgtcccgactctaataatgatattcctaCAGCAGGGATACACATCGCTGAGATTATCGAGAACACTAGTTCAATATCTAAATTAGATTTGTCTTATAATGCCATTGGTAACAATGGACTTTGCACACTCTGTGAGGCCTTGTCAACtaacacatcattaaagaGCCTGAACCTGTGCAGATGCTCACTAACAATATCAGAcgacaatggagctgccctctatAAATTtctgaatacaaacaattccctcgAATATCTTGATTTGTCTCgtaacacagtgactagctgtcgtcacattgctgccggacttgcagtcaataagactctgagaaTATTGAGATTGGTTTCCTGTgaactgactgatcagagtatcgaggagctatcaactggactgataaacaaaattaaaaGACTGGAGATATGGCGTAATGCctcaataacagaagatggaatgaagacgcttgccagacatctaaccacccactgctctgaactgacacGATTGTACGTACCCGCCCACCTAAGATTCTGTATCGAGACAGTATTCAGGGAcgctaacaaagagaggaagagaaatggactaccTGAGATTGTTGTTAAAATAGACTGA